The following coding sequences lie in one Serratia symbiotica genomic window:
- the rpsN gene encoding 30S ribosomal protein S14 yields the protein MAKQSMKAREVKRTKLINKFFKKRAKLKVIISDINVSNEIKWNAVLKLQTFPRDSSPSRQRNRCRQTGRPHGYVGKFGLSRIKLREAMMRGEVPGLKKASW from the coding sequence ATGGCCAAACAATCAATGAAAGCACGCGAAGTTAAACGTACAAAATTAATTAATAAATTTTTTAAAAAACGAGCTAAATTAAAAGTAATTATTTCTGATATTAATGTATCCAATGAGATTAAATGGAATGCAGTGCTTAAATTACAAACTTTTCCTCGTGATTCTAGTCCATCTCGTCAAAGAAATCGTTGTCGACAAACTGGGCGACCACATGGTTATGTAGGGAAATTTGGTTTAAGTAGAATAAAATTACGTGAAGCTATGATGCGTGGTGAAGTACCAGGATTAAAAAAAGCTAGTTGGTAA
- the secY gene encoding Protein translocase subunit SecY has protein sequence MVKQLGLDFQSTKGGLNELKNRLFFVMSALIVFRIGSFIPIPGINSIVLTKFLEQQKGTIIEMFNMFSGGALSRASIFALGIMPYISASIIIQLLTVIHPVLAEIKKEGSIGRCKINQYIRYCTLILAIFQSIGIAIGLPNMPGMQGLIINPGFSFYFTAVVSLVTGTIFLMWLGGQITERGIGNGISIIIFAGIVAGLPPAVAHTIEQARQGDLHFLLLILILILIFIVTFLVIFIERGQRRIIVNYAKRQQGRRIYAAQSTHLPLKVNMAGVIPAIFASSIILFPATITSWFGGGTNWHWLTIISLYLQPGQPLYVLLYATSIIFFCFFYTALVFNPRETADNLKKSGAFLPGIRPGEQTAKYIDKVMTRLTFIGAMYITFICLIPEFMRDIMRVPFYFGGTSLLIVVVVIMDFMSQIQTLMMSSHYESALKKANLKGFNR, from the coding sequence ATGGTTAAACAACTTGGATTAGATTTTCAAAGTACAAAAGGTGGATTAAATGAATTAAAAAATAGACTTTTTTTTGTAATGAGTGCATTAATTGTTTTTCGTATTGGTTCTTTTATTCCAATTCCTGGTATTAATTCTATTGTTCTAACTAAATTTCTTGAGCAACAAAAAGGCACTATTATTGAAATGTTTAATATGTTTTCTGGTGGTGCTCTTAGTCGTGCTTCTATTTTTGCATTAGGTATTATGCCGTATATTTCAGCATCAATTATTATTCAATTATTAACAGTAATTCATCCAGTATTAGCGGAAATAAAAAAAGAAGGTAGTATAGGTCGTTGTAAAATTAATCAATATATTAGATATTGTACATTAATATTAGCTATATTTCAATCTATTGGAATTGCTATTGGTCTACCTAATATGCCTGGTATGCAGGGATTAATAATAAATCCAGGTTTTTCATTTTATTTTACTGCGGTAGTTAGTTTAGTAACTGGAACAATATTTTTAATGTGGTTAGGTGGTCAAATTACAGAACGTGGTATAGGTAATGGTATTTCAATTATTATTTTTGCAGGTATTGTAGCAGGACTTCCACCTGCAGTAGCTCATACTATTGAACAAGCTAGACAGGGTGATTTACATTTTTTATTATTAATATTAATTTTAATATTAATTTTTATAGTAACTTTTCTTGTTATTTTTATAGAACGTGGTCAACGTCGTATTATTGTTAATTATGCAAAACGTCAACAAGGTCGTCGTATTTATGCTGCACAAAGTACACATTTACCATTAAAAGTAAATATGGCAGGTGTTATTCCAGCTATTTTTGCTTCTAGTATAATTTTATTTCCAGCTACTATTACATCTTGGTTTGGTGGAGGTACAAATTGGCATTGGTTAACAATAATTTCTTTGTATTTACAACCAGGACAACCATTATATGTGTTACTTTATGCGACTTCAATTATTTTCTTTTGTTTTTTTTATACGGCATTGGTTTTTAATCCTCGTGAAACAGCAGATAATTTAAAAAAATCTGGTGCTTTTCTTCCAGGAATTAGACCGGGAGAACAAACAGCAAAATATATAGATAAAGTTATGACACGTTTAACGTTTATTGGTGCAATGTATATTACTTTTATTTGTTTAATTCCAGAATTTATGCGTGATATTATGAGAGTACCATTTTATTTTGGAGGTACATCATTATTAATTGTAGTTGTTGTAATTATGGATTTTATGAGTCAAATACAAACTTTAATGATGTCTAGTCATTATGAGTCTGCTTTAAAAAAAGCAAATTTAAAAGGTTTTAATCGTTAA
- the rplF gene encoding 50S ribosomal protein L6: protein MSRIAKVPILIPDNVKVTISGQFVSIKGKNGELTRIIHNSVIIKHEINKLFFFPCKKFSNSWAQAGTTRALLNLMIIGVTKGFTKNLQLFGVGYRAIVKDNILNLSLGYSHIIKYQLPKGIIAECQNQTEIILKGADKQMIGQVAANLRAYRRPEPYKGKGIRYATEIVRIKEAKKK, encoded by the coding sequence ATGTCTCGTATTGCAAAAGTGCCTATTTTAATTCCTGATAATGTAAAAGTGACAATTTCTGGTCAATTTGTTTCTATTAAAGGAAAAAATGGTGAATTAACTCGTATTATTCATAATTCTGTAATTATAAAACATGAAATAAATAAATTATTTTTTTTTCCATGTAAAAAATTTTCTAACTCTTGGGCTCAAGCAGGTACTACACGTGCATTATTAAATTTAATGATTATTGGTGTTACTAAAGGTTTTACTAAAAATCTTCAATTATTCGGTGTAGGTTATCGTGCTATTGTAAAAGATAATATATTAAATTTATCTTTAGGTTATTCTCATATTATTAAATATCAGTTACCAAAAGGTATTATTGCTGAATGTCAAAATCAAACTGAAATTATTTTAAAAGGCGCAGATAAGCAAATGATTGGTCAAGTTGCTGCAAATTTACGAGCTTATCGACGTCCTGAACCTTATAAAGGTAAAGGTATTCGTTACGCAACTGAAATTGTGCGTATTAAAGAAGCTAAAAAGAAGTAA
- the rpmC gene encoding 50S ribosomal protein L29: MKVKNFYEKNLKELNIELINLLREKFNLRLQISSGQLKQTHLLKQVRCNIARIKTLLTKKASNIND; encoded by the coding sequence ATGAAAGTGAAAAACTTTTACGAAAAAAATTTAAAAGAGTTAAATATTGAATTGATTAATTTATTACGTGAAAAATTTAATTTACGTTTGCAAATATCTAGCGGTCAATTAAAACAGACTCATTTATTAAAACAAGTTCGTTGTAATATTGCACGTATAAAAACTTTATTGACTAAAAAAGCGAGTAATATAAATGATTGA
- the rplX gene encoding 50S ribosomal protein L24 gives MASKIRNSDKVIVITGKDKGKCGKVKKILSCNKVIIEGINIVKKHQKPIQNQKKIGGIILKEAAIHISNIALFNINTGKADRVGFRFENNKKVRFFKSTNITIK, from the coding sequence ATGGCATCAAAAATTCGTAATTCAGATAAAGTTATAGTAATTACTGGAAAAGATAAGGGTAAATGTGGTAAAGTAAAAAAGATTTTATCTTGTAATAAAGTGATTATTGAGGGTATTAATATAGTTAAAAAACATCAAAAACCAATTCAAAATCAAAAAAAAATAGGTGGTATTATTTTAAAAGAAGCTGCAATTCATATATCTAATATTGCTCTTTTTAATATAAATACTGGTAAAGCTGACCGTGTAGGATTTAGATTTGAAAATAATAAAAAAGTTCGTTTTTTTAAATCTACTAATATAACTATTAAGTAA
- the rplO gene encoding 50S ribosomal protein L15, whose product MYLNTLSPANGAKHNKKRIGRGIGSGLGKTCGRGHKGQKSRSGSKIRRGFEGGQMPLYRRIPKFGFISRKSKLKAEVRLSELSIIKNNIIDLNVLKFSNIINTNIKYVKIILSGKITNSVIIRGLHVTKGARSAIEAVNGKIEE is encoded by the coding sequence ATGTATTTAAATACTCTTTCTCCAGCTAATGGAGCTAAGCATAATAAAAAACGTATAGGTCGTGGTATTGGTTCTGGTTTAGGAAAAACTTGTGGACGTGGACATAAAGGTCAAAAATCTCGTTCTGGTAGTAAAATACGTCGAGGTTTTGAAGGTGGTCAAATGCCTTTATATAGGCGTATACCAAAATTCGGTTTTATTTCACGTAAATCAAAACTTAAAGCAGAAGTACGTTTATCTGAATTATCTATAATAAAAAATAATATTATTGATTTAAATGTATTAAAATTTTCTAATATTATTAATACTAATATTAAATATGTAAAAATTATACTTTCTGGTAAAATAACTAATTCAGTAATTATACGTGGTCTGCATGTTACTAAAGGTGCTCGTTCTGCTATTGAAGCTGTTAATGGTAAAATTGAGGAATAA
- the rplQ gene encoding 50S ribosomal protein L17, translating into MRHRKSGRQFNRTRSHRKAMFRNMASSLVRYEIIKTTLLKAKELRRVIEPLITLSKISTISNRRLVFSCIRNNEIVSKLFNKLGPHFLHRKGGYTRILKCGFRIGDNSPMAYIELVDRSNFKQ; encoded by the coding sequence ATGCGTCATCGCAAAAGTGGTCGTCAATTTAATCGTACTAGAAGTCATCGAAAAGCCATGTTTAGAAATATGGCTAGTTCTTTAGTTCGTTATGAAATTATTAAAACCACTTTATTAAAAGCTAAAGAACTTCGACGTGTTATTGAACCATTAATTACTCTCTCTAAAATTAGTACGATTTCTAATCGTCGTTTAGTATTTTCTTGTATTCGAAATAATGAAATTGTATCAAAATTATTTAATAAACTTGGTCCACATTTTTTACATAGAAAAGGAGGTTATACTCGTATTTTAAAATGTGGTTTTCGTATAGGTGATAATTCACCAATGGCATATATTGAATTAGTTGATCGATCTAATTTTAAACAATAA
- the rplR gene encoding 50S ribosomal protein L18: protein MDKKFARLRRATRVRRKFIELGAIRLVVHRTPRHIYAQIINSNNSETLISASTVEKVISKKFKYSGNKDAAIIIGQVIAERALHKGIKKVSFDRSGFKYHGRIKVLADSARKFGLQF, encoded by the coding sequence ATGGATAAGAAATTTGCTCGTCTTCGTCGAGCGACTCGTGTACGTCGTAAATTTATCGAATTAGGTGCAATTCGTTTGGTGGTACATCGTACTCCACGTCATATATATGCACAAATAATTAATTCAAATAATTCTGAAACGTTAATATCTGCTTCTACTGTAGAAAAAGTTATTAGTAAAAAATTTAAATATTCTGGTAACAAAGATGCAGCTATAATTATAGGTCAAGTAATAGCTGAGAGAGCGTTACATAAAGGAATTAAAAAAGTTTCTTTTGATCGTTCTGGTTTCAAATATCATGGTCGAATCAAAGTATTAGCAGATTCTGCTCGTAAATTTGGCCTTCAGTTCTAA
- the rpsK gene encoding 30S ribosomal protein S11, with protein MAKIPIRTRKRIKKQISDGVAHIHASFNNTIVTITDRQGNALAWATSGGSGFRGSRKSTPFAAQVAAERCADAVKEYNIKNLEVMVTGPGPGRESTIRALNAAGFHITNISDVTPIPYNGCRSPKKRRV; from the coding sequence ATGGCAAAAATACCTATTCGTACACGTAAGCGTATAAAAAAGCAAATTTCTGATGGTGTTGCTCATATTCATGCTTCCTTTAATAATACTATTGTAACTATTACTGATCGTCAGGGTAATGCTTTAGCTTGGGCAACATCTGGTGGTTCTGGTTTTCGTGGTTCTCGTAAGTCTACTCCTTTTGCAGCACAGGTTGCTGCAGAGCGTTGTGCTGATGCAGTAAAAGAATATAATATAAAAAATTTGGAAGTTATGGTTACAGGACCTGGTCCTGGTCGTGAATCTACTATCCGTGCTCTTAATGCAGCTGGTTTTCATATTACTAATATTTCTGATGTGACTCCAATTCCTTATAATGGTTGTCGTTCTCCGAAGAAACGTCGTGTATAA
- the rpoA gene encoding DNA-directed RNA polymerase subunit alpha, translated as MKGSITEFLKPRLVDIEQISLTHAKVTLEPLERGFGHTLGNALRRILLSSMPGCAVTEVEIDGVLHEYSTKEGVQEDILEILLNLKGLAVRVLGKDEIILTLNKHGIGPVTASNIIYNGDVEIINPEHIICHLTDKNATINMRIKVQRGRGYVPASSRIHFEEDEHPIGHLLVDACFSPVERISYNVEAARVEQRTDLDKLIIEIETNGTIDPEEAIRRAATILAEQLEAFIDLRDVHQPEIKEEKPEFDPILLRPVDDLELTVRSANCLKAEAIHYIGDLVQRTEVELLKTPNLGKKSLTEIKDILASKNLSLGTRLENWPPKSIIDG; from the coding sequence ATGAAGGGTTCTATAACAGAATTTCTTAAGCCACGTTTAGTAGATATTGAACAAATTAGTTTAACACATGCTAAAGTAACTTTAGAGCCTTTAGAGCGTGGTTTTGGTCATACTTTAGGTAATGCACTTCGTCGTATTCTTCTTTCATCTATGCCAGGTTGTGCAGTAACTGAAGTTGAAATTGATGGTGTATTACATGAATATAGTACAAAAGAGGGTGTACAAGAAGATATTTTAGAAATTCTTTTAAATCTAAAAGGTTTAGCTGTAAGAGTTTTGGGAAAAGATGAAATAATACTTACTTTAAATAAACATGGTATTGGTCCTGTTACGGCTTCTAATATCATTTATAATGGTGATGTTGAAATTATTAATCCTGAACATATTATTTGTCATTTAACTGATAAAAATGCTACGATTAATATGCGAATAAAAGTTCAGCGTGGTCGTGGTTATGTACCTGCTTCAAGTAGAATTCATTTTGAGGAAGATGAACATCCGATTGGTCATTTATTAGTTGATGCTTGTTTTAGTCCTGTAGAACGTATTTCTTATAATGTTGAAGCAGCTCGTGTAGAACAACGTACTGATTTAGATAAATTAATAATTGAAATAGAAACTAATGGTACTATTGATCCTGAAGAAGCAATACGTCGTGCAGCAACTATATTAGCTGAACAATTAGAAGCATTTATTGATTTACGTGATGTACATCAACCAGAAATTAAAGAAGAAAAACCAGAGTTTGATCCAATTCTTTTACGTCCTGTAGATGATTTAGAATTAACTGTTCGTTCTGCTAATTGTTTAAAAGCAGAAGCTATTCATTATATTGGTGATTTAGTACAACGTACTGAGGTAGAATTATTAAAAACACCAAATTTAGGTAAAAAATCTCTTACTGAAATTAAAGATATATTAGCATCAAAAAATTTATCTTTAGGTACACGTTTAGAAAATTGGCCTCCGAAAAGTATTATTGATGGATAA
- the rpmD gene encoding 50S ribosomal protein L30 yields the protein MIKIIKITQIRSSIGCLPKHKATIIGLGLRHIGHVVKHEDTFSIRGMINLVSYMIKIEE from the coding sequence ATGATTAAAATTATTAAAATAACACAAATTCGTAGTTCTATTGGTTGTTTACCTAAACATAAAGCTACGATTATAGGTTTAGGTTTACGTCATATTGGTCATGTTGTAAAACATGAAGATACTTTTTCTATTCGTGGTATGATTAATTTAGTTTCTTATATGATTAAGATTGAGGAGTAA
- the rplP gene encoding 50S ribosomal protein L16 — protein MLQPKYTKFRKMHKGRNRGLARGTNIIHGIFGLKAIGRGRLSARQIEAARRAMTRAVKRQGKIWIRVFPDKPITKKPLEVRMGKGKGNVEYWVALIQPGKILYEIDGVTEELAREAFEVAADKIPFKTTFVTKTVM, from the coding sequence ATGTTACAACCAAAATATACAAAATTTCGTAAAATGCATAAAGGTCGTAATCGTGGTTTAGCACGTGGTACAAATATTATTCATGGTATTTTTGGTTTAAAAGCTATTGGTCGAGGTCGTTTGAGTGCTCGTCAAATTGAAGCAGCACGACGAGCTATGACTAGAGCTGTTAAACGTCAAGGTAAAATTTGGATTCGTGTTTTTCCGGATAAACCAATTACTAAAAAACCATTAGAAGTACGTATGGGTAAAGGTAAAGGTAATGTTGAATATTGGGTTGCGCTAATTCAACCTGGAAAAATTTTATATGAAATAGATGGTGTAACAGAAGAACTTGCTCGTGAAGCATTTGAAGTAGCAGCAGATAAGATACCATTTAAAACTACATTTGTAACAAAAACGGTAATGTAA
- the rpsD gene encoding 30S ribosomal protein S4 produces the protein MARYLGPKLKLSRREGTDLFLTSGVRTIDSKCKIDQLPGQHGIRKLRLSDYGLQLREKQKVRRIYGILEHQFYNYYKKAARLKGNTGANLLQLLEGRLDNIVYRMGFGATRAEARQLVNHKSIMVNKYIVNISSYQVFPNDRISLCDKAKKQSRIKAALELSEQREKSIWLEVDILKMEGIFKRIPERSDLSSDINEHLIVELYSK, from the coding sequence ATGGCAAGATATTTAGGTCCTAAGCTTAAGTTAAGTCGTCGTGAAGGAACAGATTTATTTCTAACATCTGGTGTGCGTACAATTGATTCAAAATGTAAAATTGATCAGTTACCTGGTCAACATGGTATTCGTAAATTACGTTTATCTGATTATGGTTTACAATTACGTGAAAAACAAAAAGTTAGACGTATTTATGGTATTTTAGAACATCAATTTTATAATTATTATAAAAAGGCAGCACGTTTGAAAGGTAATACTGGTGCAAATTTATTACAATTATTAGAAGGTCGTTTAGATAATATTGTTTATCGTATGGGTTTTGGTGCTACACGTGCAGAAGCGCGTCAATTAGTTAATCATAAATCTATTATGGTAAATAAATATATTGTTAATATTTCTTCTTATCAAGTATTTCCAAATGATAGAATTAGTCTTTGTGATAAAGCTAAAAAACAATCTCGTATTAAAGCTGCTTTAGAATTATCTGAACAACGAGAAAAATCAATTTGGTTAGAAGTTGATATACTTAAAATGGAAGGTATTTTCAAACGTATTCCAGAACGTAGTGATTTATCTTCCGATATTAATGAACACCTGATTGTCGAGCTTTATTCTAAGTAA
- the rplE gene encoding 50S ribosomal protein L5 yields MVKLHDYYKDEVVKKLMFQFNYSSFMQVPRINKITLNMGLGKTITDKKFLENAVTDLTAISGQKPLITKARKSVAGFKIRQGYPIGCKVTLRGKRMWEFLERLIFIAIPRIRDFRGLSIKSFDGYGNYSIGIREQIIFPEINYDKINHLYGLDITITTTAKSNNEGYALLAAINFPFKK; encoded by the coding sequence ATGGTTAAACTTCATGATTACTACAAAGATGAAGTAGTTAAAAAATTGATGTTTCAGTTTAATTATAGTTCTTTTATGCAAGTGCCTCGAATTAATAAAATTACATTAAATATGGGTCTTGGTAAAACTATTACTGATAAAAAATTTTTGGAAAATGCAGTAACAGATTTAACAGCAATTTCTGGACAAAAACCATTAATTACTAAAGCTCGTAAATCTGTTGCAGGATTTAAAATTCGACAAGGTTATCCAATTGGATGTAAAGTTACTTTACGTGGAAAACGTATGTGGGAATTTTTAGAGCGTCTTATTTTTATTGCTATTCCACGTATACGAGATTTTCGTGGTTTATCTATAAAGTCATTTGATGGTTATGGTAATTATAGTATAGGTATACGTGAACAAATTATTTTTCCAGAAATAAATTATGATAAAATTAACCATTTATATGGTTTAGATATTACTATAACTACTACTGCAAAATCTAATAATGAAGGTTATGCACTGTTGGCTGCGATTAATTTTCCATTTAAAAAATAA
- the rplN gene encoding 50S ribosomal protein L14, producing the protein MIQEQTILNVADNSGARRVMCIKVLGGSRRRYAGIGDIIKISIKEAIPRGKVKKGEVLKAVVVRTKKGIRRMDGSVIRFDNNACVILNNSTEVPIGTRIFGPVTRELRNEKFMKIISLAPEVL; encoded by the coding sequence GTGATTCAAGAACAAACTATATTAAATGTTGCTGATAATTCTGGTGCACGTCGTGTAATGTGTATTAAAGTTTTAGGTGGATCACGTCGTCGTTATGCAGGTATTGGTGATATTATAAAAATTTCTATCAAAGAAGCTATTCCTCGTGGTAAAGTTAAAAAAGGTGAAGTATTAAAAGCAGTTGTAGTTCGTACTAAAAAAGGTATACGTCGTATGGACGGTTCTGTTATTCGTTTTGATAATAATGCATGTGTTATTTTAAATAACAGTACTGAAGTTCCTATAGGTACACGTATTTTTGGACCAGTTACTCGTGAATTACGTAATGAAAAATTTATGAAAATTATTTCTTTAGCACCGGAAGTACTTTAA
- the rpsE gene encoding 30S ribosomal protein S5, translated as MMNVEKHTGELQEKLISVNRVSKTVKGGRIFSFTALTVVGDGNGRVGFGYGKAREVPAAIQKAMEKARRNIINISLNVGSTLQHSVTGAHTGSYVFMKPAYAGTGIIAGGAMRAVLEVAGIHNVLAKTYGSTNPINVVRATINALIHMKSPEIIAAKRNKSIEDILG; from the coding sequence ATTATGAATGTTGAAAAACACACTGGTGAACTACAGGAAAAATTAATTTCAGTAAATCGTGTATCTAAAACTGTAAAAGGTGGTCGTATTTTTAGTTTTACTGCATTAACTGTTGTTGGTGATGGTAATGGTCGTGTTGGTTTTGGTTATGGTAAAGCACGTGAGGTTCCAGCAGCAATTCAAAAAGCAATGGAAAAAGCTCGTCGTAATATTATTAATATTTCATTAAATGTTGGTAGTACTTTACAACATTCTGTAACAGGTGCTCATACAGGTTCATATGTTTTTATGAAACCTGCTTATGCAGGTACTGGTATTATTGCAGGTGGTGCAATGCGTGCTGTTTTGGAAGTTGCTGGAATACATAATGTATTAGCTAAAACTTATGGTTCTACTAATCCAATTAATGTAGTTCGTGCAACTATTAATGCTTTAATTCATATGAAATCTCCAGAGATTATTGCTGCTAAACGTAATAAATCTATTGAAGATATTTTAGGGTAA
- the rpsH gene encoding 30S ribosomal protein S8, whose amino-acid sequence MSMQDPIADMLTRIRNGQSASKIAVIMPSSKLKVAISIVLKKEGFIKNFKIEGNIKPILSLELKYFQGNPVIENIKRISRPGLRIYKKANKIPKIMAGLGIVIISTSQGVMTDRIARKIGLGGEIMCYVA is encoded by the coding sequence ATGAGTATGCAAGATCCAATTGCAGATATGTTAACTCGTATCCGAAATGGACAATCTGCTAGTAAAATTGCAGTTATTATGCCCTCTTCTAAATTAAAAGTAGCAATTTCTATTGTTTTAAAGAAAGAGGGATTTATTAAAAATTTTAAAATTGAAGGTAATATTAAACCTATTTTAAGTTTAGAATTAAAATATTTTCAAGGTAATCCAGTAATAGAAAATATTAAACGTATTAGTCGTCCTGGTTTACGTATTTATAAAAAAGCAAATAAAATACCTAAAATTATGGCTGGTTTAGGTATCGTAATTATTTCTACTTCTCAAGGTGTTATGACTGATCGTATAGCTCGTAAAATTGGTCTTGGTGGTGAAATTATGTGTTATGTAGCTTAA
- the rpsM gene encoding 30S ribosomal protein S13: MARIAGINIPDNKHTVIALTSIFGIGKTHSHSICFSMGIPKHVKINELSEEQIEKLREAVLKFTIEGELRRKVTLNIKRLMDLGTYRGLRHRRGLPVRGQRTKTNARTRKGPRKPIKK, translated from the coding sequence GTGGCTCGTATAGCAGGCATTAATATTCCTGATAATAAACATACTGTAATTGCATTAACATCAATTTTTGGAATTGGAAAAACTCATTCACATTCTATATGTTTTTCTATGGGTATTCCTAAGCATGTTAAGATTAATGAATTATCTGAAGAGCAAATTGAAAAATTACGTGAAGCAGTTCTTAAATTTACTATAGAAGGTGAATTACGTCGTAAAGTGACTTTAAACATTAAGCGTTTAATGGATCTTGGTACATATCGTGGTTTACGTCATCGTCGTGGTTTACCAGTTCGAGGACAACGAACAAAAACTAACGCTCGTACCCGAAAGGGTCCACGTAAACCGATTAAAAAATAA
- the rpmJ gene encoding 50S ribosomal protein L36, whose product MKVRTSVKKLCRNCKIVKRKGVVYITCTEEPKHKQRQG is encoded by the coding sequence ATGAAAGTACGTACTTCTGTAAAAAAATTATGTCGTAATTGTAAGATTGTTAAACGTAAAGGTGTTGTTTATATCACATGTACTGAAGAACCAAAACATAAACAACGTCAAGGTTAA
- the rpsQ gene encoding 30S ribosomal protein S17 — translation MIDIIRTLQGRVISNKMEKSIVVSIERKVKHIIYGKFVKRTTKLHVHDKNNECCIGDTVEIRECRPLSKTKSWVLVRIINKAII, via the coding sequence ATGATTGATATTATCCGTACTTTACAAGGACGTGTTATTAGTAATAAAATGGAAAAATCAATAGTAGTTTCTATTGAACGTAAAGTAAAACATATAATATATGGAAAGTTTGTTAAACGTACTACTAAGTTACATGTACATGATAAGAATAATGAATGTTGTATTGGTGATACAGTAGAAATTCGTGAATGTCGCCCATTATCTAAAACTAAATCTTGGGTATTAGTACGTATTATAAATAAAGCGATTATATAA